From the Periophthalmus magnuspinnatus isolate fPerMag1 chromosome 1, fPerMag1.2.pri, whole genome shotgun sequence genome, one window contains:
- the trmo gene encoding tRNA (adenine(37)-N6)-methyltransferase, translating into MSHQSDTCQEKLQKLNQQVSVMRKEIKNLRETLDSATRAHRKHIVSLQSTVSNIDLKELCKAHTQTNISASPVSALEQGVIQTVPIGYLSSCFSAKNGTPRQPTICGPSRAELRIEHRVFNNPEHALVGLEQYSHVWIIFVFHKNGHLSAKAKVKPPRLNGKKVGVYSTRSPHRPNALGLTLAKLDKVQGDTVYLSDIDMIDGTPVLDIKPYIPDYDSIHSRAETGGQNEDCPHTELTDVELENEDITTDTKRQKLECDHLVDGANNNDPFTHLQSALEDVKAYVSQSDISLQEKNKVPNSEKNPSESSLERPCYGEEAYSTIASWIRDPPVSSLEVRFTTHAEKELAQFLPAGCNEREGPKFKFLRSTEEAIAAIRGVLSADPRSVYRRGRCTDKLFYFTLDTADVTCWFGQNFAEVLQIRPVQQLTEVAKD; encoded by the exons ATGAGCCACCAGAGCGACACGTGTCAGGAAAAGCTCCAGAAACTCAACCAACAGGTTTCTGTGATGAGAAAAGAAATCAAGAACCTAAG gGAGACGCTGGACAGTGCAACAAGAGCCCATCGCAAACATATAGTATCTTTACAGTCCACTGTGTCAAACATTGATCTAAAGGAGCTTTGTAAAGCTCACACCCAAACAAACATCTCAGCATCCCCAGTGAGTGCACTGGAACAAG GTGTCATCCAGACTGTTCCCATCGGTTACCTCAGCTCCTGTTTCTCTGCAAAGAATGGGACGCCCAGGCAGCCCACCATCTGCGGTCCATCCAGGGCTGAGCTGCGCATTGAGCACAGAGTCTTCAACAACCCCGAACATGCTTTGGTGGGACTAGAGCAATACTCTCATGTCTG GATCATTTTTGTCTTCCATAAAAACGGTCACCTATCTGCTAAAGCCAAAGTAAAGCCTCCAAGACTCAATGGTAAAAAGGTTGGAGTGTACTCAACGCGCAGTCCGCATCGACCCAATGCTTTAGGCTTAACGTTAGCTAAGCTGGATAAAGTGCAAG GTGATACGGTTTATCTGTCAGACATTGACATGATTGATGGGACCCCTGTACTGGACATCAAACCTTACATTCCCGATTACGACTCCATTCACTCCAGAGCAGAAACTGGAGGGCAGAATGAAGACTGTCCACATACAGAACTGACAGATGTGGAGTTGGAAAATGAAGATATTACAACCGATACAAAGCGACAGAAATTAGAATGTGATCATCTTGTTGATGGAGCAAATAACAATGATCCCTTTACTCATTTACAAAGTGCACTGGAGGATGTCAAGGCCTATGTGAGTCAAAGTGACATTAGTTTACAAGAGAAGAATAAGGTTCCCAACTCTGAAAAAAATCCATCTGAGTCTTCATTAGAGAGGCCTTGTTATGGAGAAGAAGCTTACAGCACCATAGCCAGTTGGATCAGGGATCCCCCTGTTTCGAGTCTGGAGGTGCGCTTCACTACTCATGCTGAAAAAGAGCTTGCACAATTTCTTCCAGCAg GATGTAATGAAAGGGAGGGACCCAAGTTCAAGTTTCTCCGTAGTACAGAGGAGGCCATAGCTGCCATCCGGGGTGTGCTGTCTGCTGACCCGCGCTCTGTGTACAGGAGGGGGCGCTGCACAGACAAACTGTTCTACTTCACACTGGACACGGCTGATGTCACTTGCTGGTTTGGACAGAATTTTGCAGAGGTTTTACAAATTCGACCAGTTCAGCAGCTCACTGAAGTAGCAAAAGACTGA
- the hemgn gene encoding hemogen — protein sequence MEVQQELLEEQQPEPQKEPFQEDQQELEYKKQNDQGDFRRRLRDRDLLKKRKAEAEEKETDEWDFGTESPQKRGRSGAKRGRRRGRPRKTEPNVIGDSKNESILDQDAPALVTEAVLIQTPVSLEAQVSDATGAVFEELKPTPQAPVTALGPAVDIPPISVQDDAPTAASASVPLLPVIQGPMYTEPQSKPALDQVLIEDLGPDEEEDLCPSQDQQADEGCSGEPVEPTFLSHPTLSSPPAPQQEYVPGNSF from the exons ATGGAGGTGCAGCAAGAACTACTGGAAGAACAACAACCAGAACCACAGAAAGAACCATTTCAAGAGGATCAGCAAGAACtggaatataaaaaacaaaatgaccaaG gtgaCTTCAGGCGCCGGTTGCGGGACAGGGACCTTCTCAAGAAGAGAAAAGCtgaagcagaggagaaggagactGATGAATGGGATTTTGG GACGGAGAGTCcacagaaaagagggaggagtgggGCCAAAAGAGgtaggagaagaggaagaccgCGGAAAACAGAACCAAACGTGATCGGTGATTCAAAGAATGAAAGTATTCTGGATCAGGATGCCCCGGCATTAGTGACAGAGGCTGTCCTGATCCAAACACCAGTCTCTCTGGAAGCACAAGTTTCTGATGCTACTGGGGCTGTCTTTGAAGAACTTAAACCAACACCCCAAGCTCCTGTCACTGCCTTAGGTCCCGCTGTGGACATACCTCCCATTTCGGTCCAAGATGATGCCCCGACTGCAGCCTCTGCTTCTGTTCCATTGCTCCCAGTCATCCAAGGACCCATGTACACAGAGCCACAAAGTAAGCCTGCACTAGACCAGGTTCTGATTGAAGACTTGGGTCCTGACGAGGAGGAAGACCTTTGTCCATCACAGGACCAACAAGCTGATGAAG GTTGCAGTGGGGAACCAGTAGAACCTACATTTCTCTCACACCCCACATTGTCATCCCCACCTGCACCTCAACAGGAATATGTGCCAGGaaattcattttaa
- the anp32b gene encoding acidic leucine-rich nuclear phosphoprotein 32 family member B isoform X2: MDMKKRIHLELRNKSPSDVRELVLDNCRSPDGKIEGLTSEFVNLEFLSLINVGLISISNLPKLTKLKKLELSDNRISGGLDVLAEKLPNLTHLNLSGNKLKDISTLEPLKKLSNLKSLDLFNCEVTNLNDYKESVFKLLTQLTYLDGFDEEDREASSDGEVEGDGDGVDDEDDEDGEEEEDEDGEDFDEEDDDEDEEEVEGEEDDDEEEDFGQDGEGDEEDEDEDDDEDESGRGEKRKREAEDEEDDDDDEDDD; the protein is encoded by the exons ATGGACATGAAAAAGAGGATCCACTTGGAGCTACGAAACAAGTCGCCGTCTGAT gtTAGAGAACTTGTTCTTGATAATTGCCGGTCGCCAGATGGAAAAATAGAAGGTCTCACGTCTGAGTTTGTTAACCTGGAGTTCCTCAGTTTGATAAATGTTGGCCTCATTTCAATTTCCAACCTACCAAAATTAACAAAACTCAAAAAG CTGGAGTTGAGTGATAACAGAATCAGTGGCGGACTTGATGTTTTAGCAGAGAAACTTCCCAACCTCACACATCTAAACCTGAGCGGCAACAAATTGAAAGATATCAGCACGTTGGAACCATTG AAAAAGTTGAGCAACCTCAAAAGTTTGGATCTTTTTAACTGCGAAGTTACGAACCTGAATGACTACAAAGAAAGTGTCTTCAAGCTGTTGACTCAGCTCACCTAccttgatggttttgacgaggAAGATCGGGAAGCGTCCTCAGATGGAGAGGTTGAAGGGGATGGAGATGGCgttgatgatgaagatgatgaag atggtgaggaggaggaagatgaggatggagaggacttcgatgaggaggatgatgatgaggatgaagaggaggtagaaggagaagaggatgatGATGAG gagGAAGATTTTGGTCAAGAtggtgagggagatgaggaggatgaagatgaagaCGACGATGAGGATG AATCTggtagaggagagaagaggaagcgagaggcagaggatgaagaggacgaTGACGATGATGAGGACGATGATTAA
- the anp32b gene encoding acidic leucine-rich nuclear phosphoprotein 32 family member B isoform X1, with protein MDMKKRIHLELRNKSPSDVRELVLDNCRSPDGKIEGLTSEFVNLEFLSLINVGLISISNLPKLTKLKKLELSDNRISGGLDVLAEKLPNLTHLNLSGNKLKDISTLEPLKKLSNLKSLDLFNCEVTNLNDYKESVFKLLTQLTYLDGFDEEDREASSDGEVEGDGDGVDDEDDEDGEEEEDEDGEDFDEEDDDEDEEEVEGEEDDDEVSGEDEEEDFGQDGEGDEEDEDEDDDEDESGRGEKRKREAEDEEDDDDDEDDD; from the exons ATGGACATGAAAAAGAGGATCCACTTGGAGCTACGAAACAAGTCGCCGTCTGAT gtTAGAGAACTTGTTCTTGATAATTGCCGGTCGCCAGATGGAAAAATAGAAGGTCTCACGTCTGAGTTTGTTAACCTGGAGTTCCTCAGTTTGATAAATGTTGGCCTCATTTCAATTTCCAACCTACCAAAATTAACAAAACTCAAAAAG CTGGAGTTGAGTGATAACAGAATCAGTGGCGGACTTGATGTTTTAGCAGAGAAACTTCCCAACCTCACACATCTAAACCTGAGCGGCAACAAATTGAAAGATATCAGCACGTTGGAACCATTG AAAAAGTTGAGCAACCTCAAAAGTTTGGATCTTTTTAACTGCGAAGTTACGAACCTGAATGACTACAAAGAAAGTGTCTTCAAGCTGTTGACTCAGCTCACCTAccttgatggttttgacgaggAAGATCGGGAAGCGTCCTCAGATGGAGAGGTTGAAGGGGATGGAGATGGCgttgatgatgaagatgatgaag atggtgaggaggaggaagatgaggatggagaggacttcgatgaggaggatgatgatgaggatgaagaggaggtagaaggagaagaggatgatGATGAGGTCAGCGGAGAAGATGAG gagGAAGATTTTGGTCAAGAtggtgagggagatgaggaggatgaagatgaagaCGACGATGAGGATG AATCTggtagaggagagaagaggaagcgagaggcagaggatgaagaggacgaTGACGATGATGAGGACGATGATTAA
- the coro2aa gene encoding coronin-2A isoform X2: MTWRPQYRSSKFRHVFGKAAAKEGCFDGVPITRSVQDNNFCAVNPHFLAVITECAGGGAFLILSVHHTGKVDPHHPRVSGHKGNVLDVKWNPFNDFCIASCSEDTTVKVWEIPPHGMFKNITTPWKELQGHSRRVGLIEWHPTANNILFSTAYDYQIMIWNLDCPEQVIKNPMRTISHHPDVVLSMSFNADGTLLATACKDRKVRLMEARSGTLLQEGNTKANKASKALILGNMKMLLTTGTSRWNDRQIALWDLDDLSVPLLQENLDNSSGVLFPFYDPDTHMLYLAGKGDGNIRYYEISSEKPYLHYLTEHRSTVPQKGMGVMPKRGLDVSSCEVFRFYRLVTIKSLIEPLSMIVPRRSESYQEDIYPMTASNKPAVTAEEWLSGIDKDPVLMSLKPGSQVEESFTDLSKALGNSLDSARTSNRPGMLQLSYNIQDQLATKERNGDSALSEGDSGRLPLSNGEDLAFCSPPKTENELRLKFHKQQEEIRRLRELLNQRDVRIKQLELEIKNAKNTQPACSL; this comes from the exons aTGACATGGCGTCCTCAGTACCGCAGCTCCAAGTTCCGTCACGTGTTCGGTAAAGCGGCCGCAAAAGAGGGCTGCTTCGATGGCGTGCCGATCACCCGCAGCGTCCAGGACAACAACTTCTGCGCAGTTAACCCACACTTCCTGGCTGTCATCACAGAATGTGCGGGGGGCGGGGCCTTCCTGATCCTCTCTGTTCACCAT ACAGGAAAAGTGGACCCTCACCACCCGAGAGTGTCCGGTCATAAAGGAAATGTGTTGGACGTGAAGTGGAACCCGTTCAATGACTTCTGCATTGCCTCCTGCTCAGAAGATACTACG GTAAAAGTATGGGAAATCCCTCCTCATGGTATGTTCAAGAACATTACAACACCATGGAAAGAGCTGCAGGGCCACAGTCGGAGAGTGGGTCTCATCGAGTGGCATCCCACAGCCAACAACATACTCTTTAGTACAGCGTATGACTACCAG ATCATGATCTGGAACCTGGATTGTCCAGAGCAGGTGATCAAAAACCCCATGAGGACGATCTCACACCACCCTGACGTGGTCCTGTCCATGTCATTCAACGCAGACGGCACGCTCCTCGCCACCGCGTGTAAAGACAGGAAGGTCCGGCTGATGGAGGCACGCTCAGGGACTCTGCTGCAG GAGGGGAACACTAAAGCGAATAAAGCCAGCAAAGCTCTGATTCTGGGGAACATGAAGATGCTGTTGACGACAGGGACCTCGAGATGGAATGACCGGCAGATCGCTTTATGGGACCTG GATGACTTGTCTGTGCCTTTACTACAAGAAAACCTGGACAATTCGTCAGGAGTTCTGTTTCCTTTCTATGatccagacacacacatgctttACTTGGCTGGGAAG GGTGATGGCAATATCCGGTACTATGAGATCAGCTCTGAAAAGCCATATCTTCATTACCTCACAGAGCATCGCTCTACTGTACCTCAGAAAGGAATGG GTGTGATGCCAAAGAGGGGGCTGGACGTGAGCTCCTGTGAGGTCTTCAGGTTCTACAGATTAGTGACAATCAAAAGTCTCATTGAGCCACTGTCTATGATCGTACCTCGGAGG TCGGAGTCCTACCAAGAAGATATTTATCCAATGACTGCAAGTAACAAGCCTGCAGTTACAGCAGAAGAGTGGCTCAGCGGAATAGATAAAG ACCCGGTGTTGATGTCTCTGAAACCTGGGAGTCAAGTGGAGGAATCCTTCACCGATCTGAGCAAAGCTTTGGGAAATTCACTGGATTCTGCTCGGACTTCCAATCGGCCGGGAATGCTGCAACTCTCCTATAACATTCAGGACCAGTTGGCAACCAAAGAACGCAATGGGGACAGCGCACTATCAGAGGGGGACAGTGGTCGGTTGCCACTTAGTAACGGGGAAGACCTGGCATTTTGCTCTCCGCCAAAGACTGAGAATGAG CTGCGGTTGAAGTTCCACAAACAGCAGGAGGAGATTCGCAGACTCCGGGAGCTTCTGAACCAGAGAGACGTGCGCATCAAGCAGTTGGAACTGGAAATCAAGAACGCCAAAAACACACAGCCTGCCTGTTCACTATAA
- the coro2aa gene encoding coronin-2A isoform X1: protein MTVSKMTWRPQYRSSKFRHVFGKAAAKEGCFDGVPITRSVQDNNFCAVNPHFLAVITECAGGGAFLILSVHHTGKVDPHHPRVSGHKGNVLDVKWNPFNDFCIASCSEDTTVKVWEIPPHGMFKNITTPWKELQGHSRRVGLIEWHPTANNILFSTAYDYQIMIWNLDCPEQVIKNPMRTISHHPDVVLSMSFNADGTLLATACKDRKVRLMEARSGTLLQEGNTKANKASKALILGNMKMLLTTGTSRWNDRQIALWDLDDLSVPLLQENLDNSSGVLFPFYDPDTHMLYLAGKGDGNIRYYEISSEKPYLHYLTEHRSTVPQKGMGVMPKRGLDVSSCEVFRFYRLVTIKSLIEPLSMIVPRRSESYQEDIYPMTASNKPAVTAEEWLSGIDKDPVLMSLKPGSQVEESFTDLSKALGNSLDSARTSNRPGMLQLSYNIQDQLATKERNGDSALSEGDSGRLPLSNGEDLAFCSPPKTENELRLKFHKQQEEIRRLRELLNQRDVRIKQLELEIKNAKNTQPACSL from the exons aTGACATGGCGTCCTCAGTACCGCAGCTCCAAGTTCCGTCACGTGTTCGGTAAAGCGGCCGCAAAAGAGGGCTGCTTCGATGGCGTGCCGATCACCCGCAGCGTCCAGGACAACAACTTCTGCGCAGTTAACCCACACTTCCTGGCTGTCATCACAGAATGTGCGGGGGGCGGGGCCTTCCTGATCCTCTCTGTTCACCAT ACAGGAAAAGTGGACCCTCACCACCCGAGAGTGTCCGGTCATAAAGGAAATGTGTTGGACGTGAAGTGGAACCCGTTCAATGACTTCTGCATTGCCTCCTGCTCAGAAGATACTACG GTAAAAGTATGGGAAATCCCTCCTCATGGTATGTTCAAGAACATTACAACACCATGGAAAGAGCTGCAGGGCCACAGTCGGAGAGTGGGTCTCATCGAGTGGCATCCCACAGCCAACAACATACTCTTTAGTACAGCGTATGACTACCAG ATCATGATCTGGAACCTGGATTGTCCAGAGCAGGTGATCAAAAACCCCATGAGGACGATCTCACACCACCCTGACGTGGTCCTGTCCATGTCATTCAACGCAGACGGCACGCTCCTCGCCACCGCGTGTAAAGACAGGAAGGTCCGGCTGATGGAGGCACGCTCAGGGACTCTGCTGCAG GAGGGGAACACTAAAGCGAATAAAGCCAGCAAAGCTCTGATTCTGGGGAACATGAAGATGCTGTTGACGACAGGGACCTCGAGATGGAATGACCGGCAGATCGCTTTATGGGACCTG GATGACTTGTCTGTGCCTTTACTACAAGAAAACCTGGACAATTCGTCAGGAGTTCTGTTTCCTTTCTATGatccagacacacacatgctttACTTGGCTGGGAAG GGTGATGGCAATATCCGGTACTATGAGATCAGCTCTGAAAAGCCATATCTTCATTACCTCACAGAGCATCGCTCTACTGTACCTCAGAAAGGAATGG GTGTGATGCCAAAGAGGGGGCTGGACGTGAGCTCCTGTGAGGTCTTCAGGTTCTACAGATTAGTGACAATCAAAAGTCTCATTGAGCCACTGTCTATGATCGTACCTCGGAGG TCGGAGTCCTACCAAGAAGATATTTATCCAATGACTGCAAGTAACAAGCCTGCAGTTACAGCAGAAGAGTGGCTCAGCGGAATAGATAAAG ACCCGGTGTTGATGTCTCTGAAACCTGGGAGTCAAGTGGAGGAATCCTTCACCGATCTGAGCAAAGCTTTGGGAAATTCACTGGATTCTGCTCGGACTTCCAATCGGCCGGGAATGCTGCAACTCTCCTATAACATTCAGGACCAGTTGGCAACCAAAGAACGCAATGGGGACAGCGCACTATCAGAGGGGGACAGTGGTCGGTTGCCACTTAGTAACGGGGAAGACCTGGCATTTTGCTCTCCGCCAAAGACTGAGAATGAG CTGCGGTTGAAGTTCCACAAACAGCAGGAGGAGATTCGCAGACTCCGGGAGCTTCTGAACCAGAGAGACGTGCGCATCAAGCAGTTGGAACTGGAAATCAAGAACGCCAAAAACACACAGCCTGCCTGTTCACTATAA